The Vidua macroura isolate BioBank_ID:100142 chromosome 27, ASM2450914v1, whole genome shotgun sequence genome includes a window with the following:
- the STAT3 gene encoding signal transducer and activator of transcription 3 isoform X2 has product MRNSRLWSLELARMAQWNQLQQLDTRYLEQLHQLYSDSFPMELRQFLAPWIESQDWAYAASKESHATLVFHNLLGEIDQQYSRFLQESNVLYQHNLRRIKQFLQSRYLEKPMEIARIVARCLWEESRLLQTAATAAQQGGQATHPTAAVVTEKQQMLEQHLQDVRKRVQDLEQKMKVVENLQDDFDFNYKTLKSQGDMQDLNGNNQSVTRQKMQQLEQMLTALDQMRRGIVSELAGLLSAMEYVQKMLADEELADWKRRQQIACIGGPPNICLDRLENWITSLAESQLQTRQQIKKLEELQQKVSYKGDPIVQHRPMLEERIVELFRNLMKSAFVVERQPCMPMHPDRPLVIKTGVQFTTKVRLLVKFPELNYQLKIKVCIDKDSGDVAALRGSRKFNILGTNTKVMNMEESNNGSLSAEFKHLTLREQRCGNGGRANCDASLIVTEELHLITFETEVYHQGLKIDLETHSLPVVVISNICQMPNAWASILWYNMLTNNPKNVNFFTKPPIGTWDQVAEVLSWQFSSTTKRGLSIEQLTTLAEKLLGPGVNYSGCQITWAKFCKENMAGKGFSFWVWLDNIIDLVKKYILALWNEGYIMGFISKERERAILSTKPPGTFLLRFSESSKEGGITFTWVEKDISGKTQIQSVEPYTKQQLNNMSFAEIIMGYKIMDATNILVSPLVYLYPDIPKEEAFGKYCRSESQEHSEATDSGAAPYLKTKFICVTPTSFSNTIDLPMSPRTLDSLMQFGNSSEGAESNAGGQFESLTFDMELTPECASSPM; this is encoded by the exons ATGAGGAACAGCAGGCTGTG GTCTCTGGAGCTGGCCAGGATGGCGCAGTGGAACCAGCTACAGCAGCTCGACACGCGGtacctggagcagctccaccaGCTTTACAGCGACAGCTTCCCCATGGAGCTCCGGCAGTTCCTGGCCCCGTGGATTGAAAGCCAGGACTG GGCATACGCTGCCAGCAAGGAGTCGCACGCCACACTGGTGTTCCACAACCTGCTGGGGGAGATCGACCAGCAGTACAGCCGCTTTCTGCAGGAGTCCAACGTCCTGTACCAGCACAACCTGCGCCGCATCAAGCAGTTCCTGCAG AGCAGATATTTGGAGAAGCCAATGGAGATAGCCCGCATTGTGGCTCGCTGCCTCTGGGAAGAGTCTCGGCTCCTCCAGACCGCTGCCACCGCAGCCCAG CAAGGGGGACAGGCAACACATCCAACAGCAGCTGTGGTGACAGAGAAGCAACAGAtgctggagcagcacctgcaggatgTCAGGAAGAGGGTGCAG GATCTGGAGCAGAAGATGAAAGTGGTGGAGAATCTCCAGGATGACTTTGATTTTAACTACAAGACTTTGAAAAGCCAAGGAG ACATGCAGGACCTGAATGGGAACAACCAGTCAGTGACCCGGCAGAagatgcagcagctggagcaaatgcTGACTGCACTGGACCAGATGCGCAGG GGCATAGTGAGTGAgctggctgggctgctgtcaGCCATGGAGTATGTGCAGAAGATGCTGGCAGATGAGGAACTGGCAGACTGGAAGAGGCGGCAGCAGATTGCCTGCATTGGTGGCCCACCCAATATCTGCCTGGACCGGCTCGAGAACTG GATAACCTCCCTCGCTGAATCGCAGCTACAGACCCGACAGCAGATCAAGAAGTTGGAAGAACTGCAGCAAAAAGTATCCTATAAGGGTGACCCCATCGTCCAGCACCGGCCCATGTTGGAGGAGCGGATTGTGGAGCTGTTCAGGAACCTGATGAAAAG TGCTTTTGTTGTGGAGAGGCAGCCCTGCATGCCCATGCACCCCGACCGGCCCCTCGTCATCAAGACAGGTGTGCAGTTCACCACCAAAGTCAG GTTGTTGGTCAAGTTTCCAGAGCTGAACTATCAGCTGAAAATCAAAGTCTGCATTGACAA GGACTCTGGGGATGTTGCAGCACTTCGGGG gTCCCGGAAGTTTAATATCCTGGGGACCAACACCAAGGTCATGAACATGGAGGAGTCAAACAACGGCAGCCTCTCAGCAGAGTTCAAACACCTG ACCCTGCGGGAGCAGCGGTGTGGGAATGGAGGCCGGGCCAACTGTGAT GCCTCGCTGATAGTCACCGAGGAGCTGCACCTCATCACTTTTGAGACAGAGGTGTATCACCAGGGGCTGAAGATCGACCTGGAG ACCCACTCGCTGCCTGTGGTGGTCATCTCCAACATCTGTCAGATGCCCAATGCCTGGGCGTCCATCCTGTGGTACAACATGCTGACCAACAACCCCAAG AACGTGAACTTCTTCACCAAGCCACCCATTGGGACCTGGGACCAGGTGGCAGAGGTGCTGAGCTGGCAGTTCTCCTCCACCACAAAGCGCGGTCTCAGCATCGAGCAGCTGACCACGCTGGCAGAAAAACTGCTGG gaCCAGGTGTGAATTACTCTGGCTGTCAGATCACCTGGGCCAAGTTCTGCAAG gAGAACATGGCTGGCAAAGGCTTCTCTTTCTGGGTCTGGCTGGACAACATCATTGACTTGGTGAAGAAGTACATCCTGGCGCTGTGGAACGAAGG GTACATCATGGGCTTCATCAGCAAGGAGCGGGAGCGAGCCATCCTGAGCACCAAGCCCCCAGGGACCTTTCTGCTGCGCTTCAGTGAGagcagcaaggaaggaggcaTCACCTTCACATGGGTGGAGAAGGACATCAGTG GAAAGACACAGATCCAGTCAGTGGAGCCCTAcaccaagcagcagctgaacaaCATGTCGTTTGCGGAGATCATCATGGGCTACAAAATCATGGATGCCACCAACATCCTGGTGTCCCCACTGGTATACCTGTACCCAGACATCCCCAAGGAGGAGGCGTTTGGAAAGTACTGCCGCTCCGAGAGCCAGGAACACTCAGAAGCAACGGACTCAG GTGCTGCTCCATACCTGAAGACCAAGTTCATCTGTGTCACCCC CACCTCCTTCAGCAACACCATCGACCTGCCCATGTCCCCGCGCACCCTGGACTCGCTCATGCAGTTCGGCAACAGCAGCGAGGGCGCAGAGAGCAACGCGGGTGGGCAGTTCG AGTCGCTGACCTTCGACATGGAGCTGACCCCAGAGTGTGCGTCCTCGCCCATGTGA
- the STAT3 gene encoding signal transducer and activator of transcription 3 isoform X1: protein MRNSRLWSLELARMAQWNQLQQLDTRYLEQLHQLYSDSFPMELRQFLAPWIESQDWAYAASKESHATLVFHNLLGEIDQQYSRFLQESNVLYQHNLRRIKQFLQSRYLEKPMEIARIVARCLWEESRLLQTAATAAQQGGQATHPTAAVVTEKQQMLEQHLQDVRKRVQDLEQKMKVVENLQDDFDFNYKTLKSQGDMQDLNGNNQSVTRQKMQQLEQMLTALDQMRRGIVSELAGLLSAMEYVQKMLADEELADWKRRQQIACIGGPPNICLDRLENWITSLAESQLQTRQQIKKLEELQQKVSYKGDPIVQHRPMLEERIVELFRNLMKSAFVVERQPCMPMHPDRPLVIKTGVQFTTKVRLLVKFPELNYQLKIKVCIDKDSGDVAALRGSRKFNILGTNTKVMNMEESNNGSLSAEFKHLTLREQRCGNGGRANCDASLIVTEELHLITFETEVYHQGLKIDLETHSLPVVVISNICQMPNAWASILWYNMLTNNPKNVNFFTKPPIGTWDQVAEVLSWQFSSTTKRGLSIEQLTTLAEKLLGPGVNYSGCQITWAKFCKENMAGKGFSFWVWLDNIIDLVKKYILALWNEGYIMGFISKERERAILSTKPPGTFLLRFSESSKEGGITFTWVEKDISGKTQIQSVEPYTKQQLNNMSFAEIIMGYKIMDATNILVSPLVYLYPDIPKEEAFGKYCRSESQEHSEATDSGSAAPYLKTKFICVTPTSFSNTIDLPMSPRTLDSLMQFGNSSEGAESNAGGQFESLTFDMELTPECASSPM, encoded by the exons ATGAGGAACAGCAGGCTGTG GTCTCTGGAGCTGGCCAGGATGGCGCAGTGGAACCAGCTACAGCAGCTCGACACGCGGtacctggagcagctccaccaGCTTTACAGCGACAGCTTCCCCATGGAGCTCCGGCAGTTCCTGGCCCCGTGGATTGAAAGCCAGGACTG GGCATACGCTGCCAGCAAGGAGTCGCACGCCACACTGGTGTTCCACAACCTGCTGGGGGAGATCGACCAGCAGTACAGCCGCTTTCTGCAGGAGTCCAACGTCCTGTACCAGCACAACCTGCGCCGCATCAAGCAGTTCCTGCAG AGCAGATATTTGGAGAAGCCAATGGAGATAGCCCGCATTGTGGCTCGCTGCCTCTGGGAAGAGTCTCGGCTCCTCCAGACCGCTGCCACCGCAGCCCAG CAAGGGGGACAGGCAACACATCCAACAGCAGCTGTGGTGACAGAGAAGCAACAGAtgctggagcagcacctgcaggatgTCAGGAAGAGGGTGCAG GATCTGGAGCAGAAGATGAAAGTGGTGGAGAATCTCCAGGATGACTTTGATTTTAACTACAAGACTTTGAAAAGCCAAGGAG ACATGCAGGACCTGAATGGGAACAACCAGTCAGTGACCCGGCAGAagatgcagcagctggagcaaatgcTGACTGCACTGGACCAGATGCGCAGG GGCATAGTGAGTGAgctggctgggctgctgtcaGCCATGGAGTATGTGCAGAAGATGCTGGCAGATGAGGAACTGGCAGACTGGAAGAGGCGGCAGCAGATTGCCTGCATTGGTGGCCCACCCAATATCTGCCTGGACCGGCTCGAGAACTG GATAACCTCCCTCGCTGAATCGCAGCTACAGACCCGACAGCAGATCAAGAAGTTGGAAGAACTGCAGCAAAAAGTATCCTATAAGGGTGACCCCATCGTCCAGCACCGGCCCATGTTGGAGGAGCGGATTGTGGAGCTGTTCAGGAACCTGATGAAAAG TGCTTTTGTTGTGGAGAGGCAGCCCTGCATGCCCATGCACCCCGACCGGCCCCTCGTCATCAAGACAGGTGTGCAGTTCACCACCAAAGTCAG GTTGTTGGTCAAGTTTCCAGAGCTGAACTATCAGCTGAAAATCAAAGTCTGCATTGACAA GGACTCTGGGGATGTTGCAGCACTTCGGGG gTCCCGGAAGTTTAATATCCTGGGGACCAACACCAAGGTCATGAACATGGAGGAGTCAAACAACGGCAGCCTCTCAGCAGAGTTCAAACACCTG ACCCTGCGGGAGCAGCGGTGTGGGAATGGAGGCCGGGCCAACTGTGAT GCCTCGCTGATAGTCACCGAGGAGCTGCACCTCATCACTTTTGAGACAGAGGTGTATCACCAGGGGCTGAAGATCGACCTGGAG ACCCACTCGCTGCCTGTGGTGGTCATCTCCAACATCTGTCAGATGCCCAATGCCTGGGCGTCCATCCTGTGGTACAACATGCTGACCAACAACCCCAAG AACGTGAACTTCTTCACCAAGCCACCCATTGGGACCTGGGACCAGGTGGCAGAGGTGCTGAGCTGGCAGTTCTCCTCCACCACAAAGCGCGGTCTCAGCATCGAGCAGCTGACCACGCTGGCAGAAAAACTGCTGG gaCCAGGTGTGAATTACTCTGGCTGTCAGATCACCTGGGCCAAGTTCTGCAAG gAGAACATGGCTGGCAAAGGCTTCTCTTTCTGGGTCTGGCTGGACAACATCATTGACTTGGTGAAGAAGTACATCCTGGCGCTGTGGAACGAAGG GTACATCATGGGCTTCATCAGCAAGGAGCGGGAGCGAGCCATCCTGAGCACCAAGCCCCCAGGGACCTTTCTGCTGCGCTTCAGTGAGagcagcaaggaaggaggcaTCACCTTCACATGGGTGGAGAAGGACATCAGTG GAAAGACACAGATCCAGTCAGTGGAGCCCTAcaccaagcagcagctgaacaaCATGTCGTTTGCGGAGATCATCATGGGCTACAAAATCATGGATGCCACCAACATCCTGGTGTCCCCACTGGTATACCTGTACCCAGACATCCCCAAGGAGGAGGCGTTTGGAAAGTACTGCCGCTCCGAGAGCCAGGAACACTCAGAAGCAACGGACTCAGGTA GTGCTGCTCCATACCTGAAGACCAAGTTCATCTGTGTCACCCC CACCTCCTTCAGCAACACCATCGACCTGCCCATGTCCCCGCGCACCCTGGACTCGCTCATGCAGTTCGGCAACAGCAGCGAGGGCGCAGAGAGCAACGCGGGTGGGCAGTTCG AGTCGCTGACCTTCGACATGGAGCTGACCCCAGAGTGTGCGTCCTCGCCCATGTGA
- the STAT3 gene encoding signal transducer and activator of transcription 3 isoform X3, which translates to MAQWNQLQQLDTRYLEQLHQLYSDSFPMELRQFLAPWIESQDWAYAASKESHATLVFHNLLGEIDQQYSRFLQESNVLYQHNLRRIKQFLQSRYLEKPMEIARIVARCLWEESRLLQTAATAAQQGGQATHPTAAVVTEKQQMLEQHLQDVRKRVQDLEQKMKVVENLQDDFDFNYKTLKSQGDMQDLNGNNQSVTRQKMQQLEQMLTALDQMRRGIVSELAGLLSAMEYVQKMLADEELADWKRRQQIACIGGPPNICLDRLENWITSLAESQLQTRQQIKKLEELQQKVSYKGDPIVQHRPMLEERIVELFRNLMKSAFVVERQPCMPMHPDRPLVIKTGVQFTTKVRLLVKFPELNYQLKIKVCIDKDSGDVAALRGSRKFNILGTNTKVMNMEESNNGSLSAEFKHLTLREQRCGNGGRANCDASLIVTEELHLITFETEVYHQGLKIDLETHSLPVVVISNICQMPNAWASILWYNMLTNNPKNVNFFTKPPIGTWDQVAEVLSWQFSSTTKRGLSIEQLTTLAEKLLGPGVNYSGCQITWAKFCKENMAGKGFSFWVWLDNIIDLVKKYILALWNEGYIMGFISKERERAILSTKPPGTFLLRFSESSKEGGITFTWVEKDISGKTQIQSVEPYTKQQLNNMSFAEIIMGYKIMDATNILVSPLVYLYPDIPKEEAFGKYCRSESQEHSEATDSGSAAPYLKTKFICVTPTSFSNTIDLPMSPRTLDSLMQFGNSSEGAESNAGGQFESLTFDMELTPECASSPM; encoded by the exons ATGGCGCAGTGGAACCAGCTACAGCAGCTCGACACGCGGtacctggagcagctccaccaGCTTTACAGCGACAGCTTCCCCATGGAGCTCCGGCAGTTCCTGGCCCCGTGGATTGAAAGCCAGGACTG GGCATACGCTGCCAGCAAGGAGTCGCACGCCACACTGGTGTTCCACAACCTGCTGGGGGAGATCGACCAGCAGTACAGCCGCTTTCTGCAGGAGTCCAACGTCCTGTACCAGCACAACCTGCGCCGCATCAAGCAGTTCCTGCAG AGCAGATATTTGGAGAAGCCAATGGAGATAGCCCGCATTGTGGCTCGCTGCCTCTGGGAAGAGTCTCGGCTCCTCCAGACCGCTGCCACCGCAGCCCAG CAAGGGGGACAGGCAACACATCCAACAGCAGCTGTGGTGACAGAGAAGCAACAGAtgctggagcagcacctgcaggatgTCAGGAAGAGGGTGCAG GATCTGGAGCAGAAGATGAAAGTGGTGGAGAATCTCCAGGATGACTTTGATTTTAACTACAAGACTTTGAAAAGCCAAGGAG ACATGCAGGACCTGAATGGGAACAACCAGTCAGTGACCCGGCAGAagatgcagcagctggagcaaatgcTGACTGCACTGGACCAGATGCGCAGG GGCATAGTGAGTGAgctggctgggctgctgtcaGCCATGGAGTATGTGCAGAAGATGCTGGCAGATGAGGAACTGGCAGACTGGAAGAGGCGGCAGCAGATTGCCTGCATTGGTGGCCCACCCAATATCTGCCTGGACCGGCTCGAGAACTG GATAACCTCCCTCGCTGAATCGCAGCTACAGACCCGACAGCAGATCAAGAAGTTGGAAGAACTGCAGCAAAAAGTATCCTATAAGGGTGACCCCATCGTCCAGCACCGGCCCATGTTGGAGGAGCGGATTGTGGAGCTGTTCAGGAACCTGATGAAAAG TGCTTTTGTTGTGGAGAGGCAGCCCTGCATGCCCATGCACCCCGACCGGCCCCTCGTCATCAAGACAGGTGTGCAGTTCACCACCAAAGTCAG GTTGTTGGTCAAGTTTCCAGAGCTGAACTATCAGCTGAAAATCAAAGTCTGCATTGACAA GGACTCTGGGGATGTTGCAGCACTTCGGGG gTCCCGGAAGTTTAATATCCTGGGGACCAACACCAAGGTCATGAACATGGAGGAGTCAAACAACGGCAGCCTCTCAGCAGAGTTCAAACACCTG ACCCTGCGGGAGCAGCGGTGTGGGAATGGAGGCCGGGCCAACTGTGAT GCCTCGCTGATAGTCACCGAGGAGCTGCACCTCATCACTTTTGAGACAGAGGTGTATCACCAGGGGCTGAAGATCGACCTGGAG ACCCACTCGCTGCCTGTGGTGGTCATCTCCAACATCTGTCAGATGCCCAATGCCTGGGCGTCCATCCTGTGGTACAACATGCTGACCAACAACCCCAAG AACGTGAACTTCTTCACCAAGCCACCCATTGGGACCTGGGACCAGGTGGCAGAGGTGCTGAGCTGGCAGTTCTCCTCCACCACAAAGCGCGGTCTCAGCATCGAGCAGCTGACCACGCTGGCAGAAAAACTGCTGG gaCCAGGTGTGAATTACTCTGGCTGTCAGATCACCTGGGCCAAGTTCTGCAAG gAGAACATGGCTGGCAAAGGCTTCTCTTTCTGGGTCTGGCTGGACAACATCATTGACTTGGTGAAGAAGTACATCCTGGCGCTGTGGAACGAAGG GTACATCATGGGCTTCATCAGCAAGGAGCGGGAGCGAGCCATCCTGAGCACCAAGCCCCCAGGGACCTTTCTGCTGCGCTTCAGTGAGagcagcaaggaaggaggcaTCACCTTCACATGGGTGGAGAAGGACATCAGTG GAAAGACACAGATCCAGTCAGTGGAGCCCTAcaccaagcagcagctgaacaaCATGTCGTTTGCGGAGATCATCATGGGCTACAAAATCATGGATGCCACCAACATCCTGGTGTCCCCACTGGTATACCTGTACCCAGACATCCCCAAGGAGGAGGCGTTTGGAAAGTACTGCCGCTCCGAGAGCCAGGAACACTCAGAAGCAACGGACTCAGGTA GTGCTGCTCCATACCTGAAGACCAAGTTCATCTGTGTCACCCC CACCTCCTTCAGCAACACCATCGACCTGCCCATGTCCCCGCGCACCCTGGACTCGCTCATGCAGTTCGGCAACAGCAGCGAGGGCGCAGAGAGCAACGCGGGTGGGCAGTTCG AGTCGCTGACCTTCGACATGGAGCTGACCCCAGAGTGTGCGTCCTCGCCCATGTGA